Proteins encoded by one window of Cuniculiplasma divulgatum:
- a CDS encoding Cdc6/Cdc18 family protein — protein MNPFDKYETQNIALKGDLSILSVIHQPEEFPHREPQINTMVASLSGLIRGFSANNLLIYGKTGTGKTSVTKYVTEMLEEKVGDKVITCYVNCQTYDSPYSILVNLSKCIPGDSNIPPSGWTLDRIYDELVVKIKGSEKILILILDEIDKLVEKNGGDSLYVILKLMGEDTGAGGTIIGITNDSSFYERLDPRVKSRMSRESVMFSPYNAEELKDILYPRVTKVLNPESYDEAAISLCAAIGAREHGDARKAIDLMRISIEMAIRESSDRVSVSHVYKARDTLEIDVIRETVKTQPTHSKIVLLSVILSGERHPNSATTGEVSSLYADLCRDIGIQPLTSRRVSDYISELEDFGMINTTVKSLGRYGRTRYIKITGRENDIKRFILEDTELEPLKDIKGTRQFRLDENI, from the coding sequence ATGAATCCATTTGATAAATATGAAACTCAAAATATCGCCCTGAAGGGCGATTTATCCATACTTTCTGTCATTCATCAACCTGAGGAGTTTCCACATCGGGAACCCCAGATCAATACAATGGTAGCCTCTCTCAGTGGTCTGATCAGGGGCTTTTCTGCTAATAATTTACTGATTTATGGAAAAACGGGAACCGGAAAAACATCCGTTACGAAGTATGTTACTGAAATGCTGGAAGAGAAGGTGGGTGATAAAGTGATAACATGTTATGTGAACTGCCAGACCTATGATTCTCCATATTCCATACTGGTTAACCTTTCAAAATGTATTCCTGGGGATTCGAATATTCCACCTTCCGGATGGACTCTCGATAGAATATATGATGAACTCGTAGTCAAAATTAAGGGAAGCGAAAAGATTCTTATTCTTATTCTGGATGAAATAGACAAGCTGGTTGAAAAGAATGGTGGTGACTCCCTTTATGTTATCCTCAAGCTAATGGGTGAAGATACTGGTGCTGGTGGAACTATTATAGGCATCACCAATGACTCCTCCTTTTATGAAAGACTTGACCCAAGGGTGAAAAGCAGAATGAGCAGAGAATCTGTAATGTTTTCACCGTATAATGCAGAGGAACTGAAAGATATTCTTTATCCAAGAGTTACAAAAGTCCTGAATCCCGAAAGCTATGATGAGGCTGCAATTTCACTTTGCGCTGCCATTGGTGCAAGAGAACATGGGGATGCGAGGAAAGCCATAGACCTGATGAGAATTTCCATCGAGATGGCAATCAGGGAGAGCTCTGACAGGGTTAGTGTTAGCCACGTTTATAAGGCGAGGGATACGCTGGAGATTGATGTAATTAGAGAAACAGTTAAAACACAGCCAACGCATTCAAAGATAGTTTTACTTTCAGTTATTCTGTCAGGGGAAAGGCACCCTAATTCAGCAACAACTGGGGAAGTGTCCAGTCTTTATGCAGATCTCTGCAGGGATATAGGTATTCAGCCACTAACCTCCAGAAGAGTCAGTGACTATATATCAGAACTGGAAGATTTTGGGATGATCAATACAACAGTAAAGAGCCTTGGCAGGTACGGAAGAACAAGATATATAAAAATTACTGGTAGGGAGAATGATATTAAGAGATTTATTCTAGAAGATACAGAGCTTGAGCCACTAAAAGATATTAAGGGAACCAGACAGTTCAGGCTTGACGAAAATATATAA
- a CDS encoding metal-dependent hydrolase, translating to MTEKLKIRWNSHACFEIEGSKKIIIDPFLEGNPKATRKKEDVKADIVIVTHGHGDHVGDALFIAKKNSAPVVTMVELAWLLKEKEESLEVHDINYSGSVTVDGVKITAVPAYHSSSYDGKYAGNPGGMIIEMEGRTLYHAGDTGVFMDMELIGKMYHPEIAMLPIGGHYTMAPKEAAKAVEMIKPQIAIPMHYSTFPAIEQNPDEFRKEVERNSTSKVRIMSIDQTIEV from the coding sequence ATGACTGAAAAACTGAAAATAAGATGGAATAGTCATGCCTGTTTTGAGATAGAAGGATCAAAAAAAATAATTATTGATCCATTTCTAGAGGGAAATCCAAAGGCTACAAGGAAGAAGGAGGATGTAAAAGCAGATATAGTAATTGTAACCCATGGGCATGGGGACCATGTTGGAGATGCTCTCTTCATAGCAAAAAAGAACAGTGCACCTGTAGTTACAATGGTTGAATTAGCCTGGCTATTGAAGGAAAAAGAAGAATCTCTGGAAGTCCATGACATAAATTACAGTGGCTCTGTAACAGTAGATGGGGTTAAAATTACTGCAGTGCCGGCATATCATTCATCCTCATATGACGGAAAGTATGCAGGAAATCCAGGTGGAATGATTATAGAAATGGAAGGTAGAACACTTTATCATGCTGGAGATACTGGGGTTTTTATGGATATGGAATTAATAGGAAAGATGTACCATCCAGAAATTGCAATGTTACCCATAGGTGGGCATTATACAATGGCACCTAAAGAAGCTGCGAAAGCAGTTGAAATGATCAAGCCACAGATAGCAATTCCAATGCATTACAGTACATTTCCAGCCATAGAACAGAACCCAGATGAATTCAGGAAAGAAGTTGAACGTAATTCAACAAGCAAGGTAAGAATAATGTCAATTGATCAGACCATAGAGGTCTGA
- a CDS encoding LysE family translocator: MITIYTILIGLTLGVSMAAPPGPVMTVIMKKSLSSIKSGFLVGMGAMTADLILLFLVLLLKNYVDLTAYEPIIFILGGLYFVYLALKILNEVINTNRMKESESNTDFSYFKGLFTGILNPMQIGWWLTAGLSIIEADGISPFYFFYLGIIVYVYLLCFVIYKTHAKYQEKVSFVVNIFSIFVLLGFGSYFIFSFLVMDGLHF, encoded by the coding sequence TTGATTACTATTTATACCATTTTGATAGGTCTTACACTGGGAGTTTCAATGGCTGCTCCTCCTGGCCCCGTTATGACCGTAATAATGAAAAAATCCCTTAGTAGCATAAAGTCAGGCTTTCTGGTCGGGATGGGTGCCATGACGGCAGATTTAATCCTCCTCTTCCTAGTTTTATTATTGAAAAATTATGTTGATCTAACAGCGTACGAACCAATAATTTTTATTTTAGGAGGATTGTACTTTGTATATCTTGCACTTAAAATTCTCAATGAGGTAATAAACACCAATCGCATGAAAGAGTCTGAGTCTAACACAGATTTCAGCTATTTTAAAGGATTATTCACAGGAATTCTAAACCCCATGCAAATAGGATGGTGGCTGACCGCTGGCCTGAGTATTATTGAAGCAGATGGTATTTCACCATTTTACTTCTTCTATCTTGGTATAATAGTTTATGTTTATCTTCTATGCTTTGTAATCTACAAAACCCATGCAAAATATCAGGAAAAAGTTAGTTTTGTTGTAAATATATTCAGTATATTTGTGTTGCTAGGATTCGGCTCGTATTTTATATTCTCTTTCCTTGTCATGGATGGGCTTCATTTCTAG
- the pdxS gene encoding pyridoxal 5'-phosphate synthase lyase subunit PdxS has protein sequence MALNIQDLRFGEELLKTGFAKMTKGGVIMDVTNAEQARIAETAGAVAVMALEKVPADIRAEGGVARMADPAKIREIIDAVSIPVMAKVRIGHITEALTLEALGADMLDESEVLTPSDPFFHLNKKQLKIPTVCGARNISEAIRRIFEGAAMVRTKGEAGTGNVVEAVRHIRMVNEGVSLIKGMNNNDMIKVAETAADSYLRLRKDVMPNLFLKETKIDTEDIFYGMSMKQIQEEILGVVKDIKKLGRLPVVNFAAGGVATPADGALMMKLGVDGVFVGSGIFKSPDPIRMARAIVEAVENYDDYRMISNVSTGLSSMEGKDINDIPKEQRLAERGI, from the coding sequence ATGGCACTCAATATTCAAGACTTAAGGTTCGGTGAAGAACTCCTTAAAACCGGATTCGCAAAAATGACTAAGGGAGGAGTGATCATGGATGTTACTAACGCCGAACAGGCCAGAATTGCTGAAACTGCCGGAGCAGTTGCGGTTATGGCTCTGGAAAAAGTACCTGCTGATATAAGGGCAGAGGGTGGAGTAGCAAGGATGGCAGATCCAGCAAAGATAAGAGAAATAATTGATGCAGTTTCAATTCCAGTTATGGCAAAAGTAAGAATAGGGCATATAACAGAAGCACTGACCCTTGAAGCCCTTGGGGCAGATATGCTTGATGAAAGTGAAGTCTTAACTCCATCTGATCCATTCTTTCACCTGAATAAAAAGCAACTTAAGATCCCAACAGTCTGCGGTGCCAGAAACATTTCTGAGGCAATAAGGAGAATATTTGAAGGTGCGGCAATGGTGAGAACTAAAGGAGAAGCCGGTACAGGGAATGTAGTGGAAGCTGTAAGACATATTAGGATGGTAAATGAAGGGGTTTCTCTAATTAAGGGAATGAACAACAATGATATGATAAAGGTAGCTGAAACAGCTGCAGATAGCTACCTGAGATTGAGGAAAGATGTTATGCCAAACCTGTTCCTAAAAGAGACAAAGATTGATACAGAAGACATATTTTACGGTATGAGCATGAAACAAATTCAGGAAGAAATCCTTGGTGTTGTGAAAGATATCAAGAAGCTTGGTAGGTTACCTGTCGTAAATTTTGCAGCTGGAGGTGTTGCCACACCAGCGGATGGGGCACTTATGATGAAACTAGGGGTGGATGGAGTGTTTGTTGGTAGTGGTATATTCAAATCTCCTGATCCAATAAGAATGGCCAGGGCTATCGTTGAAGCGGTTGAGAACTATGATGATTACAGGATGATAAGTAATGTTTCAACTGGTTTATCCTCTATGGAAGGAAAAGACATAAATGATATTCCTAAGGAACAGAGGTTGGCTGAAAGGGGAATCTAG
- a CDS encoding DUF92 domain-containing protein, which produces MLEAFNFYYVLEVLIVLVILFFLSQIFKLFDVKGAIGAVIIGAIVSFAGNLNWLILLILFAFFSHLATKYKFEEKMKLKQQEGTRGERKISNVAYGGAIGVMIALSNLFIPFNFPFFIMFAAAFAAITSDTFGSEIGVLDDRTYLITTFRRCETGINGGISIIGTFAAFLGSFLIALSYVILTRSLNWEEPFFLILVAGFLGSNIDSLLGAIFENKNKMSKGQVNLVASIVAVLFVVPFLL; this is translated from the coding sequence ATGCTAGAAGCCTTTAATTTTTACTATGTTCTAGAAGTATTAATCGTACTGGTTATTTTATTTTTTCTTTCACAGATTTTCAAACTATTTGATGTCAAAGGAGCCATAGGGGCAGTCATTATTGGAGCAATTGTTTCCTTTGCAGGAAACCTGAACTGGCTGATTCTATTAATCCTGTTTGCATTCTTTTCTCATTTGGCCACTAAATATAAATTTGAAGAAAAAATGAAGTTGAAACAGCAGGAGGGTACTCGCGGTGAGAGAAAAATTTCCAATGTTGCCTATGGAGGGGCAATCGGAGTGATGATTGCTCTCTCAAACCTCTTTATACCGTTTAATTTTCCATTTTTTATAATGTTTGCCGCAGCATTTGCTGCCATTACATCCGATACATTTGGATCAGAAATTGGGGTTCTTGATGATAGAACATATTTAATAACAACATTCAGGAGATGTGAGACTGGAATAAATGGTGGCATTTCTATTATAGGAACTTTTGCAGCCTTTCTGGGTTCATTTTTAATTGCCCTATCCTACGTAATTCTAACCCGAAGTCTGAACTGGGAGGAGCCATTTTTCCTTATACTTGTTGCAGGATTTCTTGGAAGCAATATAGATTCACTTCTGGGAGCAATATTTGAAAATAAAAATAAGATGTCCAAGGGTCAGGTTAATCTGGTAGCTTCCATAGTGGCTGTTCTCTTTGTAGTACCGTTTCTACTGTGA
- a CDS encoding enoyl-CoA hydratase/isomerase family protein, whose protein sequence is MSNAPRVAGFKEISFWQEDGIGVITILSDDQGRVSLLFFEEFLKAISLAITDDKVKAVAITGSNDNFLTGLRKFESNQSVKYLDMVSTVASFIAMINKPVFTLVNGTCIDLGVELTLLSDVCIARDGAKFEISESYIPVMGLSHTVMKYPVFVNGASREGKNCDVIFPEEIFLDKANDFILSNIKEYMSIARRERLGDVNGILSKERSIYLTNYFMKNNSQNENA, encoded by the coding sequence ATGAGTAACGCACCCAGAGTAGCCGGATTCAAGGAAATAAGCTTCTGGCAGGAAGATGGGATAGGTGTGATCACTATCCTATCAGACGACCAGGGGAGAGTTTCCCTGTTATTTTTTGAAGAATTTCTAAAGGCGATATCTCTCGCAATTACAGACGATAAGGTAAAGGCTGTTGCAATAACAGGCTCCAATGATAATTTCCTAACGGGATTAAGAAAATTTGAATCAAATCAATCAGTAAAGTATCTGGATATGGTAAGCACAGTAGCTTCATTTATCGCAATGATAAATAAACCTGTATTCACACTTGTAAATGGTACCTGTATAGATCTGGGCGTTGAACTTACTTTATTATCTGATGTTTGTATTGCCCGCGATGGTGCAAAGTTTGAAATATCTGAGAGTTACATACCTGTAATGGGTCTAAGCCATACTGTTATGAAGTATCCTGTATTTGTTAATGGTGCCTCAAGGGAAGGAAAAAATTGTGATGTAATTTTTCCTGAAGAGATATTTCTTGATAAGGCGAACGACTTCATTCTTTCAAATATTAAGGAATACATGTCTATTGCAAGGAGAGAGAGATTGGGTGATGTAAATGGGATACTTTCAAAAGAGAGATCCATATATCTTACTAACTATTTTATGAAAAACAACAGTCAAAATGAAAATGCTTAG
- a CDS encoding cytochrome b encodes MSMNDIRKNFSIKNVLGEDPLKIEELPLATVPDYMRKKGGFWYWTGALISMAFIYQVVTGLILLLYYNPANAYACTEYVLRDVPYGELFLTTHLYGAYAMVVLVYLHMFRNYFNGAYKRPRELQWVTGVILLALTIGVGYFGYSMTGDVLSADATDVGRGIALSVPVLGKISEEIVFGNGTNTSLFIRMLGLHIILAALIGALFGFHFYLAEANGMMPSQRLANYKAPAVDKDKPEYKKWYPYNLMFMMQLGAFTFGILLFLPSAIDALRAIHMGVPALFDPFPQVASTSPLAPYVPPYPPWFLLFVYKAIDFKFFNLFGAYSPLMASAVFGGIPLIYFLIVPFLDRSNNLHPLSRPVFTAFGVLAIIYLIILSLWGVLAPGIPISNDIVALVLLPPFIIVMGFFLAFGHLYKKGAFKPSLAKLTGSFIIFVILLSLGIFELSLELGNMMHGVTLSNTLNVGAYGAATAFAAFGTMKSSNFAHLSMEQPKPVKGIQISQKTVNVLVAILFIIAAEILWLMIQVDPTNLVQEAGFGMGLGGLLFIVGIGIRLYRLAYYNE; translated from the coding sequence ATGAGTATGAATGATATAAGAAAGAATTTTAGTATAAAGAATGTACTGGGAGAAGACCCATTAAAAATTGAAGAACTTCCGCTTGCAACAGTACCTGATTACATGCGAAAAAAAGGCGGGTTTTGGTACTGGACTGGTGCTCTAATATCTATGGCATTCATTTATCAGGTAGTAACTGGGCTTATTTTGCTGTTGTATTATAATCCTGCTAACGCTTATGCATGTACGGAATATGTTTTGAGAGATGTTCCTTATGGTGAACTTTTCTTAACAACGCATCTTTACGGCGCATATGCTATGGTAGTTCTTGTATATCTACACATGTTCAGGAATTACTTTAACGGTGCATACAAGAGACCGAGAGAACTTCAGTGGGTAACAGGAGTTATATTACTTGCTTTAACAATTGGAGTGGGATATTTTGGTTATTCAATGACAGGAGATGTATTATCAGCTGATGCAACTGACGTTGGTAGGGGAATAGCACTCTCAGTACCAGTTTTGGGAAAAATATCTGAAGAAATAGTATTTGGAAATGGAACTAACACTTCTCTGTTTATTAGAATGCTTGGATTGCATATAATCCTTGCAGCACTAATTGGTGCTCTATTTGGTTTCCATTTCTATTTGGCTGAGGCAAACGGAATGATGCCATCTCAGAGACTCGCAAATTATAAGGCTCCCGCGGTGGATAAGGATAAACCAGAGTATAAAAAATGGTACCCTTATAATCTTATGTTCATGATGCAACTGGGGGCATTTACATTTGGAATTCTACTATTTCTACCATCAGCAATTGATGCTTTAAGGGCAATACACATGGGAGTTCCTGCTCTGTTCGATCCTTTCCCCCAGGTAGCCTCTACTTCGCCTCTAGCACCTTATGTTCCGCCATATCCACCATGGTTCCTATTGTTCGTATATAAAGCAATAGATTTTAAGTTCTTCAATCTATTCGGTGCGTACTCACCTCTGATGGCTTCAGCAGTCTTTGGTGGAATTCCATTAATTTATTTCCTTATAGTACCATTTTTAGACCGTTCTAATAATTTGCATCCACTATCAAGGCCTGTATTTACAGCATTTGGGGTTCTTGCAATCATATATCTGATCATCCTCTCTCTCTGGGGAGTACTGGCTCCAGGCATCCCAATAAGCAATGATATAGTGGCGTTAGTCTTACTGCCACCGTTCATTATAGTAATGGGATTTTTCCTCGCGTTTGGTCACCTATATAAGAAGGGAGCCTTCAAACCATCCTTAGCCAAGCTAACTGGTTCCTTCATCATATTCGTAATTCTATTGTCTCTGGGCATATTTGAGCTTTCACTTGAACTGGGCAACATGATGCACGGAGTTACTCTTTCAAACACTTTAAATGTTGGTGCATATGGAGCCGCTACTGCATTTGCAGCATTTGGAACTATGAAATCATCAAACTTCGCTCACCTTTCAATGGAACAGCCAAAGCCAGTAAAAGGTATTCAGATAAGTCAGAAAACAGTAAACGTACTTGTTGCAATTCTATTTATTATTGCAGCTGAGATACTGTGGCTGATGATTCAGGTCGATCCAACGAACCTTGTTCAGGAAGCTGGATTCGGTATGGGACTAGGTGGACTGCTGTTCATAGTAGGAATAGGCATAAGGCTTTACAGGTTGGCATACTATAATGAGTAA
- a CDS encoding Rieske 2Fe-2S domain-containing protein: MTGEVDPSRRGFLKAMVGLSAVAAVGGLGKGVVQNLITPAVGLTNFPETLLYWNDPSTPNSAPVPLKASQFEVESPSVWIYYYPLSDEPNFVIRFDREVPPTSVTIDATGEVYTFTGGVGPDNSIVSYSAICQHLGCIPPIIHYYPPGQEGTLPANVISSLKTYNVTKPTYGVIHCNCHGSTYDPFRGAGIITHPTQRPLPFVTLKYDDLTDTLYAKKLTGPVVFGHPSDLTGGHAISNLSKTTVNKLASS; this comes from the coding sequence ATGACAGGAGAAGTTGATCCATCACGAAGGGGATTTCTTAAAGCCATGGTTGGTCTTTCTGCCGTTGCTGCAGTAGGAGGACTTGGCAAAGGAGTGGTTCAAAACCTGATTACACCTGCCGTAGGTTTGACTAATTTTCCAGAAACGTTGCTATACTGGAACGATCCGAGTACACCGAACAGTGCACCAGTCCCACTTAAAGCAAGTCAATTTGAGGTAGAATCACCTAGCGTTTGGATTTATTATTATCCACTATCGGATGAGCCTAATTTTGTGATCCGTTTTGATAGAGAGGTTCCACCTACATCTGTTACCATAGATGCTACAGGCGAAGTTTATACATTCACAGGAGGTGTAGGACCAGACAATTCTATTGTTTCATACAGTGCAATTTGTCAGCATTTGGGATGTATACCGCCAATTATACATTATTATCCACCTGGACAGGAAGGGACTTTACCAGCAAATGTTATTAGTTCATTAAAGACCTATAATGTAACAAAACCAACTTATGGTGTTATTCATTGTAACTGTCACGGAAGTACATACGATCCATTCCGTGGAGCTGGAATAATAACACATCCAACTCAAAGGCCACTACCCTTTGTGACTTTGAAGTACGACGATCTCACTGACACTCTATACGCTAAAAAATTAACTGGACCAGTAGTTTTCGGGCATCCGTCGGATCTCACAGGAGGACATGCAATAAGCAATTTAAGTAAGACAACTGTAAACAAACTCGCATCTAGCTAA
- a CDS encoding nucleoside triphosphate pyrophosphohydrolase family protein — MDFDEYAKMQKRTSPNGTNIVMVALGLTGESGEFADLVKKHMFQGHELDKDKMIEELGDVLWYIFEGARVLGIDASEIAERNVIKLSKRYPDGFDPERSKNRNDDGN, encoded by the coding sequence ATGGATTTTGATGAGTACGCGAAAATGCAGAAAAGGACATCACCCAACGGAACAAATATAGTGATGGTCGCTCTGGGTCTCACAGGCGAATCTGGAGAATTTGCTGACCTGGTTAAAAAACACATGTTTCAGGGACATGAACTTGATAAGGATAAAATGATCGAGGAGCTAGGAGATGTTTTATGGTATATTTTTGAGGGTGCAAGGGTATTAGGTATAGACGCCTCTGAGATAGCAGAGAGAAATGTAATAAAACTAAGTAAACGTTATCCAGATGGATTTGACCCAGAAAGAAGTAAAAATAGAAACGATGATGGCAATTAA
- a CDS encoding YidH family protein codes for MSTVTDHMANERTYLAWVRTGIAVMALGFVVAKFGIIIKELVPNSSNVSAPFSASIGIILVISGGFMQVMALRSFIKNKKSIESGDFEPSSTAIITSGILILLIAVLLIGYMVLTL; via the coding sequence ATGTCCACAGTAACAGATCATATGGCGAATGAAAGAACATATTTAGCATGGGTAAGAACTGGAATAGCAGTTATGGCACTGGGCTTCGTGGTAGCGAAGTTTGGTATAATTATTAAGGAGCTGGTTCCAAATTCATCGAATGTTTCAGCCCCATTTTCTGCATCTATTGGTATAATTCTTGTCATATCTGGCGGTTTTATGCAGGTAATGGCTCTAAGGAGTTTCATAAAGAACAAAAAAAGTATAGAATCAGGAGATTTTGAGCCATCATCAACTGCAATAATCACTTCTGGAATTCTTATTCTCTTAATCGCGGTGCTTTTGATTGGATATATGGTTCTAACTCTATAA
- a CDS encoding aminotransferase class V-fold PLP-dependent enzyme gives MKNEVLEWRRSFVNINDSINLAACSQGALLKSVKKAFSKYQADQIEFGNPWDIWQQKVEELRSLIGKLINASKNEIAILPSVSASFSSLLSSIDFCKNDQIITTDLEYPTTNFISLAQKYRGVETVTVRNKNGIVSSSDYESNITDKTRLGTVIHVSSRNGTKFDLKEFTDILHQHGSYAYVDAYQSLGVLPVNVKNLNIDFLSSGTLKWLLGASGTAFLYAREEVAEKLHPTDIGWFSQQDPFQFGTEKLQYADGALRFQSGTWSVPSIYASIEGIKKILEIGQNKITRRIETLTSIVFDELTKNGFTVNTPESPENRGGIIAFEVSNPMKIEKLLRDKYKIFTSARGINLRISPHFYNTEEEVLKTMDALVEIRNKSL, from the coding sequence GTGAAAAATGAAGTGTTAGAGTGGAGAAGGTCGTTCGTAAATATAAATGACTCTATAAATCTGGCTGCATGCAGTCAGGGTGCCCTTCTTAAATCAGTAAAAAAAGCATTCAGTAAATATCAAGCAGATCAGATTGAATTTGGGAATCCGTGGGACATATGGCAACAGAAAGTTGAAGAATTAAGATCTTTAATCGGAAAACTAATTAATGCATCAAAAAATGAAATTGCAATTTTACCATCTGTGTCGGCCTCATTTTCTTCTCTTCTTAGTTCCATAGATTTTTGTAAAAATGACCAGATAATTACTACTGACCTTGAGTATCCAACTACCAACTTTATCTCTCTAGCCCAAAAGTATAGAGGTGTTGAAACTGTAACGGTTAGAAACAAAAACGGGATTGTTTCTTCCAGTGATTATGAAAGTAACATCACTGATAAAACTCGCCTGGGCACTGTTATTCACGTTTCATCTCGCAATGGGACAAAATTCGATCTAAAAGAATTTACTGATATACTTCATCAACATGGATCATATGCCTATGTTGATGCCTATCAATCTCTAGGAGTTCTGCCTGTTAACGTTAAGAATTTGAATATTGACTTTCTTTCTTCGGGAACATTAAAATGGCTTCTAGGGGCTTCAGGAACAGCATTTCTATATGCAAGAGAAGAGGTTGCAGAAAAACTTCACCCTACTGATATAGGATGGTTTTCACAACAAGATCCTTTTCAATTTGGAACTGAAAAACTTCAATATGCAGATGGAGCTCTCAGATTTCAATCCGGAACCTGGTCTGTTCCTTCAATATACGCATCAATTGAGGGGATTAAAAAAATACTTGAAATAGGTCAAAATAAAATCACCAGAAGAATTGAGACTCTTACATCAATAGTATTTGATGAATTAACAAAGAATGGATTCACTGTTAATACACCAGAATCTCCTGAGAATAGAGGTGGGATTATTGCCTTTGAGGTTTCAAATCCTATGAAAATTGAGAAACTTTTGAGAGATAAATATAAAATATTCACTTCTGCAAGAGGTATAAATTTACGAATCTCACCACATTTCTATAACACTGAGGAAGAAGTGCTTAAGACCATGGATGCTCTGGTTGAAATTAGAAATAAATCTCTATGA
- a CDS encoding MBL fold metallo-hydrolase, which produces MNLIPIRDYVNGCSSYIIGDEISGKAMVIDPLRSIGHKNYVISAAKERLYIEVVVDTHVHADHYSAARELAEEIGIHVSMSENAPNDFQFNKLWDGQVISLGNLEIVVMHALGHTPDNLALKIIDRSRSSEVVSVFTGDSLFVGDVGRPDLVYESEEMIKNAINDQYNTIFKKLLVLPDYVEIFPAHSGSSSCGGLFLSPKFNSTIGYERRFNQFLRVKSFEEFSDMVIKTLKPPPVNAKSIREWNLGRSIELYRGNSQ; this is translated from the coding sequence ATGAATCTTATTCCCATCCGCGATTATGTTAACGGTTGTTCATCTTATATAATAGGTGATGAAATCTCGGGTAAAGCTATGGTTATAGATCCTTTACGGTCTATTGGCCATAAGAATTATGTAATATCAGCTGCAAAAGAAAGGTTATATATTGAAGTGGTTGTTGATACTCATGTTCATGCAGATCATTATTCTGCAGCAAGAGAACTGGCAGAGGAAATAGGAATTCATGTATCTATGAGTGAAAATGCACCCAATGATTTCCAATTTAACAAACTATGGGATGGACAGGTTATCTCACTTGGAAACCTGGAGATTGTGGTAATGCATGCTCTGGGGCATACACCTGATAATCTTGCCCTGAAGATTATTGATCGGTCTCGATCCAGCGAAGTTGTATCTGTTTTTACTGGAGATTCACTGTTTGTTGGGGATGTGGGCAGACCTGATCTTGTATATGAAAGCGAGGAGATGATAAAAAATGCCATAAATGATCAGTATAATACCATATTTAAGAAATTACTAGTTCTACCTGACTATGTGGAAATATTCCCAGCTCACTCAGGTTCCTCTTCATGTGGCGGTCTATTCTTAAGCCCAAAGTTCAATTCAACAATTGGATATGAAAGGAGATTTAACCAGTTTTTAAGAGTTAAGTCATTTGAAGAATTTTCTGATATGGTTATAAAAACACTGAAACCTCCTCCAGTCAATGCAAAGAGTATTAGAGAATGGAATCTGGGAAGAAGCATAGAACTCTATAGAGGTAATTCACAATGA